From bacterium:
GGAACCCGTCGATCGGGCTCACTCAGACGCGGCGGCTTGTCGAGCAAGACCGCGTGGACCTGCTGTTCGGGCCGCTCAACGCGGCCGTCGGCTCGGCGCTGGCGCCGTACATCACCGAGCACAAGATCCCGGCGATCTACCCGATCGTGTCGGCGGACGATCTGACCCAGCGCAAGATCAGCCCCTACATCGTCCGCACCGGGTGGACGAGCAGCGAGACCACGCAGCCGCTCGGCGACTACGCGTACAAGACGCTGCACGATCGCAAGGCGGCCACGATCGCGTACGATTTCGAGTTTGGCTGGCAGAGTGTCGGCGGGTTCGTGCAGACGTTCCAGGGCGACGGCGGGAAGGTCACGAAGCAGACGTGGACCCCGCAGACCACGACCGATTTTTCGCCGTACCTGTCGCAGATCCCGCGGGACGTCGACGTCGTGTTCTGCAGCTTCTCCGGGTCGACGGCGATCAATTTCTTCCAGCAGTACCGTTCGTTCGGCCTCAAGATGCCGCTCGTGTGCCAGGGCAACGCGACGGACGAGAGCACGCTCGCCGCGACGGGACCGTCCGCGATCGGCGTCGTCACCGCGTTGCAATACAGCGCCGCGCTCGAGACGCCGGCGAACCAGGCGTTCGTCGCCGCGTATCAGAAGGCGTACGGGCACGTCCCCTCGTACTACGGCGACGGCACGTACGTCGGCGCGATGTTTCTCGACCGCGGCCTGCAGGCCGTCCACGGGGATATCTCCGATCCGCTTGCGTTCGCGAAGGCACTGCGCGG
This genomic window contains:
- a CDS encoding ABC transporter substrate-binding protein, translated to MRWLVSLALLVLLAASGTAWSAPGNMGTLRVGLLIPETGYLAAPGRFMREGFQLYLGQHGNKLGGREVQVFTGDEAGNPSIGLTQTRRLVEQDRVDLLFGPLNAAVGSALAPYITEHKIPAIYPIVSADDLTQRKISPYIVRTGWTSSETTQPLGDYAYKTLHDRKAATIAYDFEFGWQSVGGFVQTFQGDGGKVTKQTWTPQTTTDFSPYLSQIPRDVDVVFCSFSGSTAINFFQQYRSFGLKMPLVCQGNATDESTLAATGPSAIGVVTALQYSAALETPANQAFVAAYQKAYGHVPSYYGDGTYVGAMFLDRGLQAVHGDISDPLAFAKALRGLTIADAPRGPVSLDSYGNPIENVYIRRVAQVNGALANTVLYTYPHVSQFWTYAPAQFLAHPVYSRTYPPCNACGGK